Proteins from a single region of Bacillota bacterium:
- the yunB gene encoding sporulation protein YunB, with amino-acid sequence MGWGRRNREPVFALALVILVLFIGTFLVVERNIRPTLMALAEAKAKILAVQAINSAVNQEIVDTVRYQDLIAIHKDTRGRVVLMQPNTVEISRLAAKTTGFIQERLEALESQEVSIPVGQVFGSALLANVGPRIKVSIVPLGTVSVKLGSDFKDAGINQTLHQLFLEIQADVQVVIPLVRTTTCVSTSVPLAQTVIVGEVPQQYWQLYRPDGQR; translated from the coding sequence ATGGGATGGGGCCGGCGCAACCGAGAGCCTGTGTTTGCCCTAGCTCTGGTAATACTGGTGTTGTTCATAGGAACTTTCTTAGTTGTTGAACGCAACATTAGACCGACGTTAATGGCTCTGGCGGAAGCCAAGGCAAAGATACTGGCAGTTCAGGCCATCAACTCGGCTGTAAATCAAGAGATTGTGGATACAGTGAGATACCAGGATTTGATTGCTATCCACAAAGATACTCGCGGCAGAGTAGTCCTAATGCAGCCTAACACCGTGGAGATATCTCGTTTGGCAGCTAAGACCACTGGCTTCATCCAGGAACGGCTAGAAGCACTGGAAAGCCAAGAGGTTAGTATCCCTGTGGGACAAGTGTTCGGCAGTGCATTACTAGCTAATGTGGGACCACGCATTAAAGTCTCCATAGTGCCCTTGGGTACGGTAAGCGTAAAACTCGGCAGTGACTTCAAAGACGCCGGCATCAACCAAACGCTGCACCAGCTCTTCTTAGAAATCCAGGCTGATGTCCAAGTTGTGATCCCCTTGGTTCGAACCACTACCTGTGTTTCTACCTCGGTGCCGCTGGCCCAAACAGTGATTGTCGGGGAAGTTCCACAGCAGTATTGGCAACTGTATCGGCCGGACGGACAGCGATAA
- the rbfA gene encoding 30S ribosome-binding factor RbfA, producing MGKLRVAKLEEAFKQEISQLIQRELKDPRIGFTSVTRVTITGDLRLATVYVSVLGSEPEKKSTLEGLTRATGFIRSELSRRIRMRHTPELTFCLDESIARGIELTGFIDRLREGAQNHGHTSVPGNKNRPTTKS from the coding sequence GTGGGAAAACTACGTGTAGCCAAGTTGGAAGAGGCTTTTAAGCAGGAAATCAGTCAGTTGATACAACGTGAGCTTAAGGATCCCCGTATCGGCTTCACTTCAGTCACTCGGGTTACAATTACTGGAGATTTGCGCCTAGCCACTGTGTATGTGAGCGTCTTAGGTAGTGAACCAGAAAAGAAGTCCACTCTTGAGGGGCTCACCAGAGCCACTGGATTCATTCGGTCTGAACTTAGCCGGCGCATACGAATGCGCCATACACCTGAACTCACCTTTTGCCTTGACGAATCTATTGCCCGCGGCATCGAGCTAACAGGATTTATTGATCGTCTTCGAGAAGGAGCCCAAAACCATGGTCATACCTCAGTTCCAGGAAATAAGAACCGTCCTACGACAAAGTCCTGA
- a CDS encoding ribosome maturation factor RimP yields the protein MPVSTVTQSVNGLIEPIVAEEGLELVDVTFTKEAGRFFLRVFIDKPGGVSTDDCERLSTRLSMLLDEHDPISQSYFLEVSSPGIDRPLKHDADFERFKGQRVRINTFAPIEGRRRLTGILLGLRDEQIQLDLGKEGSISIPRKDIAQARLAAEVNWEGIK from the coding sequence GTGCCGGTGAGCACGGTAACTCAGAGTGTAAACGGACTGATCGAACCTATAGTTGCCGAAGAGGGCCTGGAACTGGTGGACGTGACCTTTACTAAAGAAGCTGGTCGTTTTTTTCTGCGAGTGTTTATTGATAAACCAGGTGGTGTTAGCACTGATGATTGCGAACGTCTAAGTACAAGGTTAAGTATGTTGTTGGATGAGCATGACCCCATATCCCAATCCTATTTCCTCGAAGTGTCGTCACCAGGTATAGACCGCCCACTTAAGCACGACGCTGATTTTGAGCGGTTCAAAGGTCAGAGGGTAAGGATCAACACATTTGCTCCAATTGAGGGGCGTCGTCGTCTAACCGGAATCCTGCTGGGCCTAAGAGATGAGCAGATACAACTGGATCTAGGTAAAGAAGGTTCTATTTCGATCCCCCGCAAGGATATTGCCCAAGCACGGTTGGCAGCTGAAGTTAACTGGGAGGGAATAAAGTGA
- a CDS encoding bifunctional oligoribonuclease/PAP phosphatase NrnA has translation MVIPQFQEIRTVLRQSPELVLCCHFDPDGDALGSLLGLGLALRNKGWQVQLVSPDGIPSMYNFLPGAEDVSTTITAFSNRAVAIVLDCGDLERLGPLASEVATAKQIINIDHHPTNTEFGTINWVEPRAAATAEMVFSLLWELSIPVDLDIATCLYTGIHTDTGGFRYQNTTADVHKVAETLLRIGVKPWEIADKVYDRKSLSQLRLLQQALERLQVSSSGLIAWVSLPYDRFGCYTDEDIGGLINYPRMVASAEVAVLLRENDDRQVRVGFRSRHLVDVGLLAKRLGGGGHSRAAGCILSGSLTQVETQVLAAVEKELQEARNHA, from the coding sequence ATGGTCATACCTCAGTTCCAGGAAATAAGAACCGTCCTACGACAAAGTCCTGAGCTGGTTCTGTGTTGTCATTTTGATCCTGACGGCGACGCCTTGGGCTCTCTTTTGGGCTTGGGACTGGCCTTAAGAAATAAGGGCTGGCAAGTACAATTAGTCAGCCCAGATGGCATTCCATCCATGTACAATTTCTTGCCAGGGGCTGAAGATGTATCTACTACCATTACTGCTTTCAGTAACCGAGCGGTGGCAATTGTGCTGGATTGTGGTGATTTGGAACGTCTGGGACCCCTGGCTAGTGAGGTGGCTACAGCCAAACAAATAATCAATATTGATCATCACCCCACCAATACAGAGTTCGGTACTATTAATTGGGTGGAACCCAGGGCTGCGGCAACAGCCGAAATGGTGTTTTCTCTGCTTTGGGAATTGTCCATTCCCGTCGACCTTGACATTGCAACTTGCTTGTATACCGGCATTCATACCGACACCGGCGGCTTTCGCTACCAGAATACCACGGCTGACGTTCATAAAGTGGCCGAAACACTGCTTAGAATTGGCGTGAAGCCCTGGGAAATAGCTGATAAAGTGTATGATAGAAAATCCTTGTCTCAATTACGGCTTCTCCAGCAAGCACTGGAGCGGTTGCAGGTAAGCTCTAGCGGCCTTATTGCCTGGGTTAGTCTGCCTTACGATCGCTTTGGCTGTTATACGGACGAGGACATCGGTGGACTCATAAACTATCCCCGTATGGTGGCCAGTGCCGAAGTGGCAGTTTTGCTGAGGGAGAATGACGATAGACAAGTACGTGTTGGGTTTCGTTCACGTCACCTGGTTGATGTAGGGCTATTGGCGAAACGCTTAGGGGGAGGAGGCCACTCCCGGGCAGCGGGCTGCATTCTCTCCGGTTCTCTAACTCAAGTTGAAACACAGGTTTTAGCTGCGGTTGAAAAAGAGCTGCAGGAGGCCCGAAATCATGCTTGA
- a CDS encoding 50S ribosomal protein L7ae, whose product MLGLIGLARKAGKLVIGEQAVLKALQLSQVRLLLLAVDGSNRKRRIFAAHAEAHSIPLIEWATKTQLGSQLGKQQVAVAAIIDPSLAQAVWRKWEDMGNQKLRG is encoded by the coding sequence ATGTTAGGCTTAATTGGGTTGGCCCGCAAGGCCGGCAAACTTGTTATCGGTGAGCAGGCTGTACTGAAAGCACTACAGCTGTCGCAGGTGCGTTTGTTGCTGTTGGCAGTAGACGGCAGTAATCGTAAAAGACGAATTTTTGCCGCTCACGCCGAAGCTCACAGTATTCCCCTGATAGAGTGGGCAACTAAAACCCAGTTGGGTAGCCAGTTAGGGAAGCAGCAAGTGGCCGTGGCAGCTATTATCGATCCGTCATTAGCGCAAGCCGTGTGGCGTAAATGGGAGGACATGGGGAATCAAAAACTACGGGGGTGA
- the nusA gene encoding transcription termination/antitermination protein NusA, whose protein sequence is MNREFLEALNELEKERGIKKEIILEALEAALVSAYKKNFSSAQNVRVEINRGTGEVKVFARKIVVPEVEDSRLEVPLEEAKLLDPRYEIEDLIEFEVTPRDFGRIAAQNAKQVVVQRIREAERSIIFEEFADREGDIVTGLIQRFEQRNFMVDLGRAEAVLPAGEQMPNDTYRAGERIKAYVLEVNRTTKGPQILLSRTHPGFLKRLFELEVPEIHDGTVEIKAIAREAGLRSKMAVWARDPNVDPVGACVGPRGFRVQSVVNELKGEKIDIIKWSSVPEEFIASSLSPAKVIHVYLTEDDRVARVIVPENQLSLAIGKEGQNARLAAKLTGWKIDIKSAIEEEDGGEQVESESAVDGVEVHEKE, encoded by the coding sequence GTGAACCGTGAATTTCTCGAAGCCTTAAACGAGCTGGAAAAGGAGCGCGGCATCAAAAAGGAGATTATTCTCGAAGCCTTGGAAGCCGCACTGGTATCGGCTTACAAGAAAAACTTCTCTTCCGCCCAGAACGTCCGAGTGGAAATCAATCGTGGAACAGGGGAAGTCAAAGTTTTTGCCCGTAAGATAGTGGTGCCGGAAGTGGAAGACTCGCGCCTGGAGGTACCACTAGAAGAAGCCAAGTTGCTCGATCCTCGTTATGAAATAGAAGACCTAATCGAATTTGAAGTGACTCCGCGTGACTTCGGCCGCATTGCTGCTCAAAATGCGAAGCAGGTGGTTGTCCAGCGCATCAGAGAAGCGGAACGAAGTATTATCTTTGAAGAGTTTGCCGACCGCGAAGGCGATATTGTCACTGGCCTGATACAGCGATTTGAGCAAAGAAATTTTATGGTAGACCTTGGCCGGGCAGAAGCCGTCTTACCTGCCGGAGAACAGATGCCAAATGATACCTACCGGGCAGGGGAAAGGATAAAGGCTTACGTGCTTGAAGTCAATCGCACTACCAAGGGTCCTCAGATCCTGTTATCCCGCACTCACCCCGGATTTCTTAAACGTCTGTTCGAACTGGAAGTACCCGAAATTCATGACGGTACAGTGGAAATAAAGGCTATTGCCCGCGAAGCCGGATTGCGCTCAAAAATGGCTGTATGGGCACGTGATCCCAACGTGGATCCTGTAGGAGCCTGTGTCGGGCCGCGAGGATTTAGGGTTCAGTCTGTGGTAAACGAGCTCAAAGGCGAAAAAATTGATATTATTAAGTGGAGCAGTGTTCCGGAAGAATTCATTGCTAGCAGCCTTAGCCCAGCCAAGGTAATTCATGTTTATCTAACCGAAGATGACCGGGTAGCGCGGGTAATTGTGCCGGAAAACCAGCTTTCTTTGGCTATAGGCAAGGAAGGGCAAAATGCCCGTTTGGCAGCAAAGTTGACCGGCTGGAAAATCGACATTAAGAGCGCTATTGAGGAAGAAGACGGCGGTGAGCAGGTCGAGTCCGAATCCGCAGTTGACGGGGTGGAGGTGCATGAAAAAGAATGA
- a CDS encoding YlxR family protein, with protein MKPRRVPMRMCVGCREMQPKKELLRVVRTPDGKLEVDRTGKKSGRGAYICPRRRCLDAALKGKRLQKALAMDLSAEIIRELEDRLVEI; from the coding sequence ATGAAGCCGCGTCGGGTACCAATGCGCATGTGTGTTGGTTGCCGGGAGATGCAACCGAAAAAAGAACTTCTACGGGTAGTTCGCACTCCAGACGGCAAACTAGAGGTGGATCGGACCGGCAAGAAATCAGGTCGGGGAGCCTATATTTGCCCTCGTCGCCGTTGTCTGGATGCAGCCCTCAAGGGGAAGCGATTACAGAAAGCATTGGCGATGGATCTTTCTGCGGAAATAATCCGAGAATTAGAAGATCGACTGGTGGAGATTTAG
- the infB gene encoding translation initiation factor IF-2, whose product MGKLRIYELAKQLKITSKELIELLTEMGIKVKNHMSTLDNATVKRVLASLGESEPVPDPEPHLETEAEEPVRKTGGKIKDKGRKSSTKRRGKKSSRFEDTRRASRDSRQVATEMKTDVAASLDQAVQLPDSLTVQELATLLRRPGGQIVKLLFDRGIMAGLNQAIDYSAAAQVAEKLGFKVTPIEEQLPTLEDVQDRPDQLRDRPPVVTVMGHVDHGKTSLLDAIRHTKVTTEEAGGITQHIGASVVSFGGRKIVFLDTPGHEAFTALRARGAQVTDLAILVVAADDGVMPQTVEAINHAKAAEVPIIVAINKIDKPGARPDVVKQQLTEYGLVPEEWGGDTICLPASAKYKQGIEDLLEMILLLADMREFKANPKRQAVGTIIEAELDRGRGPVASVLVQRGTLRIGNAIVAGTASGKVRAMINDKGSRVIEAGPSIPVEVQGFSEVPQAGDIMRVVADEKIARALAEKEKHRLRETELQTRGGLSLDELYLRVREGEIKELNLIIKADVQGSVEALQQALEKLSTAEVKVNVIHSGVGAITETDIMLAAASKAVVIGFNVRPEGKATQAAETESIDIRLYRVIYDAIEDVRAAMEGMLAPKIQEVPLGKAEVRATFHVPKAGTIAGCYVREGKISRDAQARLVRDGIVIHEGAIGSLRRFKDDVREVASGYECGIGLANYQDIKEGDIVEAFKIEEIPATL is encoded by the coding sequence ATGGGCAAACTGCGTATATACGAATTGGCCAAACAACTCAAAATCACAAGCAAAGAGCTTATTGAACTCTTGACTGAAATGGGGATTAAAGTAAAGAACCACATGAGCACGTTGGACAACGCTACTGTAAAACGGGTTTTGGCAAGCCTTGGTGAAAGCGAGCCGGTACCTGACCCCGAACCACACCTGGAGACAGAGGCAGAGGAACCGGTTAGAAAAACTGGTGGGAAGATCAAAGACAAGGGGCGCAAAAGCAGCACCAAACGGCGCGGGAAAAAGAGCAGTCGCTTTGAAGACACGCGGCGTGCCAGCCGCGATAGCAGACAGGTTGCTACAGAAATGAAAACTGATGTAGCTGCTTCTTTAGATCAAGCGGTACAACTGCCGGATTCGCTTACTGTTCAAGAACTGGCAACATTGCTTCGGCGACCGGGAGGACAAATTGTTAAACTGCTGTTCGATCGGGGAATAATGGCCGGACTTAATCAGGCCATTGATTACTCCGCTGCCGCCCAAGTGGCTGAAAAGCTGGGCTTTAAGGTAACTCCTATCGAAGAGCAGCTTCCTACCCTTGAAGACGTTCAGGATCGCCCGGATCAACTGCGAGATCGTCCCCCTGTGGTTACAGTGATGGGTCACGTGGATCATGGGAAGACATCCCTTTTGGATGCAATCCGCCATACTAAAGTCACCACTGAAGAGGCAGGGGGCATTACACAGCATATCGGAGCATCTGTAGTCTCTTTCGGTGGACGTAAAATTGTCTTTCTTGACACACCGGGACACGAAGCCTTCACTGCTTTGCGTGCCCGAGGGGCACAAGTTACCGACCTTGCCATACTTGTTGTTGCTGCTGATGATGGGGTCATGCCCCAGACTGTTGAGGCCATCAACCACGCCAAAGCAGCCGAAGTGCCAATAATTGTGGCAATCAATAAAATTGACAAACCCGGGGCCCGCCCCGATGTGGTCAAACAACAGCTCACTGAATATGGACTGGTACCAGAAGAGTGGGGCGGAGATACCATCTGCCTTCCGGCTTCAGCTAAATACAAACAAGGTATTGAGGATTTGCTCGAAATGATTCTGTTGTTAGCCGATATGCGCGAGTTCAAGGCTAACCCGAAGCGTCAAGCTGTAGGTACTATCATAGAAGCTGAGTTGGATCGTGGCCGCGGTCCAGTGGCTAGTGTGTTAGTGCAAAGAGGCACGCTTAGAATTGGTAATGCCATTGTGGCTGGCACAGCCTCTGGGAAGGTTCGGGCCATGATCAACGACAAAGGCAGCCGAGTCATTGAAGCTGGCCCTTCGATACCGGTGGAAGTCCAAGGCTTCAGTGAGGTTCCTCAAGCCGGTGACATTATGCGCGTCGTAGCCGACGAAAAAATTGCTCGAGCGCTGGCTGAAAAAGAAAAACACCGGCTACGGGAAACAGAGCTTCAGACCAGAGGCGGTCTCTCTTTGGACGAACTGTATCTACGGGTACGGGAAGGAGAAATTAAGGAACTTAACTTGATCATTAAGGCCGACGTTCAAGGGTCAGTAGAAGCCCTCCAGCAAGCGCTGGAGAAACTCTCTACGGCCGAAGTTAAGGTCAATGTTATCCATAGCGGAGTAGGGGCTATTACCGAAACAGACATTATGTTGGCCGCTGCCTCCAAGGCTGTTGTGATCGGTTTCAACGTGCGCCCAGAAGGAAAAGCCACGCAGGCGGCAGAAACCGAAAGCATAGATATTAGGCTCTACCGAGTTATTTACGACGCTATCGAAGATGTAAGAGCAGCTATGGAAGGCATGTTAGCACCTAAAATACAAGAGGTACCCTTGGGTAAGGCTGAGGTCCGGGCCACTTTTCATGTTCCTAAAGCTGGAACCATTGCCGGTTGTTACGTGAGAGAGGGGAAAATCAGTCGAGATGCCCAAGCGCGTCTGGTAAGGGACGGAATAGTAATCCACGAAGGAGCCATTGGCTCATTGCGCCGGTTTAAGGATGATGTGCGGGAAGTGGCTTCCGGGTACGAATGTGGCATTGGACTGGCCAATTACCAAGATATCAAAGAAGGCGATATCGTTGAAGCTTTCAAGATCGAGGAGATCCCCGCTACCCTTTGA